The Acidobacteriota bacterium genome has a segment encoding these proteins:
- a CDS encoding tetratricopeptide repeat protein produces the protein MVDLKSLLFSTPEKRVTSIYEYIAQRKFDRARTLVRNGLKSDPNYAPYHIALVELEVLGGRMKEARPAIERLFKLGSQHVEELMLRLEDLRSQVSNLYECWDALAGCEIRQKNLEGAAGYIKRLAQAEAEKLLQRYRSQCEKLLKGPRESLPPNALNFYKAALLSEHLNRHRDAVEAYGVVAQVLPSDVEKIAKHLQALISHNPRLRGLRLSLGDFWRTSGRMKQALEEYRLLLRGDASAAPQVLERAKAAASQSPEDPLPKILLFQAHIAQRNVGDALSALDSYAASGDQERREAVAHLNALREQLPNEPHVFLLLGRLYAEGGDVERGVQALGTARQEGAQSDELVPVLEAVLAREPKNARANELLGEAYFAVKRYDLAAKHFRLLARAEGKRFTLLGKAAAMVEVDMANAECLLLLAELAKGEGQVGRMGVALRALLRATPERASEALAVAMPPGGHPQAYLAAVECAVAAGDVPHALQYLSGFFSAYPGDAARGLSAALELAEKEPQTAPKILELLKRLESSAAVSFAAGEVARAGKLLDEAFAHYKGVLTQAPDKTPVVQQAMEALLRENPEREALRLDLVDVYFSLKLYDKIRPELDRLMETAPQEMPRIVEKYKALRMHLPKDPALALGLMRAHLKARTPKAAVKLASEAIPLAKEDPVALAEINLYLGDAFRDSKDLDKAVARYGQAAEQARNLLPEVRKRLEAMHTARPDHVATLMWLGRLYATETQWDKGLEAYRAALEADASQGKAILAELESRCAGYAPARLLEARIHAASGGAVRAAELLGGIPASEKTVLEAALPQAAALLKEAPKSAEAHAAHGKILARLERFQEAARSLTQALALDAKAAPAVLGTASEMMRKNPETTAPHRVAMRAHVAQGKPRAAVEALGQLKKAPPEGERGALQKEIEELGATVEHDGALTGALAHETLRLGFREQGFKGLGRALALGGANLNLALEDLDLLLREQPQNASVQLMRASVRAAAERWADAVADVRAAVRTAPALREEALPLLEGLRKQSRRFDALDLEVDTLMALGRWKRAFQVLSSENVERFTPGEAAQIFMRRGMVLEQLGERDGAREAFAKAYEFSENEEAMLVTLHDFAAAFVSERLESLRSGGKLKNFSPQEIEILRRHATPGLLARLGAGDGKEAARVKSLCYVWQGNVEAAMALDEQSGDRGDAAHRAMLAGDWARAAAHLEALARETKTAGVQKALAHAYERLVAESLARKPKILCGISSLSRRTQQKGGA, from the coding sequence ATGGTTGACCTGAAGAGCCTTCTTTTCTCGACGCCCGAGAAGCGCGTCACGAGCATTTACGAGTACATCGCGCAGCGCAAGTTCGACCGCGCGCGCACGCTCGTGAGAAACGGCCTCAAGAGCGATCCGAACTACGCGCCCTACCACATCGCGCTCGTTGAGCTGGAGGTGCTCGGAGGCCGGATGAAGGAGGCGCGCCCCGCCATCGAGCGCCTCTTCAAGCTGGGCTCCCAGCACGTCGAGGAGCTTATGCTGCGCCTCGAGGACCTGCGCTCGCAGGTCAGCAACCTCTACGAGTGCTGGGACGCGCTCGCGGGCTGCGAAATCCGGCAGAAGAACCTCGAAGGCGCCGCCGGCTACATCAAGCGCCTCGCGCAGGCCGAGGCCGAAAAGCTCCTTCAGCGCTATCGCTCGCAGTGCGAGAAGCTCCTCAAGGGGCCGCGCGAGAGCCTGCCGCCCAACGCCCTCAATTTCTACAAGGCGGCGCTTCTTTCGGAGCACCTCAACCGCCACAGGGATGCGGTCGAGGCTTACGGCGTGGTGGCCCAGGTTCTGCCCTCGGACGTTGAAAAAATCGCCAAGCACCTTCAGGCCCTTATTTCCCACAACCCGAGGCTGCGCGGGCTTCGGCTCTCGCTGGGGGATTTCTGGCGGACGTCGGGCCGCATGAAGCAGGCGCTCGAGGAATACCGCCTGCTGCTGCGCGGCGACGCCTCGGCCGCGCCGCAGGTTCTGGAGCGCGCCAAGGCCGCCGCGTCGCAGAGTCCCGAAGACCCTCTGCCCAAGATACTTCTCTTTCAGGCGCACATCGCGCAGCGCAACGTCGGGGACGCCCTTTCGGCGCTCGATTCGTACGCGGCCTCCGGCGACCAGGAGCGCCGGGAAGCCGTCGCTCACCTGAACGCCCTTCGAGAGCAGCTTCCCAACGAGCCGCACGTGTTTCTTCTGCTGGGGCGGCTCTACGCGGAGGGAGGGGACGTCGAGCGCGGCGTCCAGGCCCTGGGGACGGCAAGGCAGGAGGGCGCCCAGAGCGATGAGCTGGTGCCGGTCCTGGAGGCCGTGCTCGCCCGCGAGCCGAAGAACGCACGCGCGAACGAGCTTCTCGGAGAGGCGTATTTCGCGGTGAAGCGCTACGACCTGGCGGCCAAGCATTTCCGCCTCCTTGCCCGCGCCGAGGGAAAGCGCTTCACGCTTCTGGGCAAGGCGGCGGCCATGGTCGAGGTGGATATGGCGAACGCCGAGTGCCTGCTGCTTCTCGCCGAGCTCGCCAAGGGCGAAGGGCAGGTCGGGCGCATGGGCGTGGCGCTTCGCGCGCTTCTCCGCGCGACGCCCGAGCGCGCCTCCGAGGCGCTCGCCGTCGCCATGCCTCCGGGGGGCCATCCGCAGGCGTACCTGGCTGCCGTCGAGTGCGCCGTCGCGGCCGGAGACGTTCCCCATGCGCTCCAGTATCTGAGCGGATTCTTTTCGGCCTATCCCGGGGACGCGGCCCGCGGGCTTTCCGCGGCGCTCGAGCTCGCGGAAAAGGAGCCTCAAACCGCGCCGAAGATTTTGGAGCTCTTGAAGCGCCTCGAGTCCTCGGCGGCGGTGAGCTTCGCCGCGGGCGAGGTGGCGCGCGCGGGGAAGCTGCTCGACGAGGCGTTCGCGCACTACAAGGGCGTGCTCACGCAGGCGCCCGACAAGACTCCCGTCGTCCAGCAGGCGATGGAGGCGCTTCTTCGAGAGAATCCCGAGCGCGAGGCGCTTCGGCTCGACCTGGTGGACGTCTATTTCTCCCTCAAGCTCTACGACAAGATTCGCCCCGAGCTCGACCGCCTCATGGAGACCGCGCCGCAGGAGATGCCGCGCATCGTGGAAAAATACAAGGCCCTGCGCATGCATCTTCCCAAGGACCCGGCGCTCGCCTTGGGACTCATGCGCGCCCACCTCAAGGCCCGCACGCCCAAGGCCGCCGTGAAGCTCGCCTCCGAGGCCATCCCGCTCGCGAAGGAAGATCCCGTCGCCCTCGCCGAGATCAATCTGTATTTGGGCGACGCCTTCCGCGACAGCAAGGACCTCGACAAGGCCGTTGCGCGCTACGGCCAGGCGGCCGAGCAGGCGCGCAACCTCCTTCCGGAAGTGCGGAAGCGGCTGGAGGCGATGCACACCGCGCGCCCCGACCACGTCGCGACCCTGATGTGGCTCGGGCGGCTCTACGCCACCGAGACCCAGTGGGACAAGGGACTCGAGGCCTACCGCGCCGCGCTCGAGGCGGACGCCTCGCAGGGCAAGGCGATTCTTGCCGAGCTCGAGTCCCGCTGTGCGGGCTACGCGCCCGCGCGTCTTTTGGAGGCGCGGATTCACGCGGCGTCGGGCGGAGCGGTGCGGGCCGCCGAGTTGCTGGGCGGCATCCCGGCCTCAGAGAAGACCGTTCTCGAGGCGGCGCTTCCGCAGGCCGCGGCGCTTCTCAAGGAGGCGCCCAAGTCGGCCGAGGCGCATGCGGCGCACGGAAAAATTCTCGCCCGCCTGGAGCGCTTTCAGGAGGCGGCGCGGAGCCTGACGCAGGCGCTTGCGCTCGACGCGAAGGCGGCGCCGGCCGTTCTGGGCACCGCGAGCGAGATGATGCGAAAAAACCCCGAAACCACCGCACCGCACCGCGTGGCCATGCGGGCCCACGTCGCTCAAGGAAAGCCCAGGGCGGCCGTCGAGGCGCTCGGACAACTCAAAAAAGCGCCCCCGGAGGGGGAGCGCGGGGCGCTCCAGAAGGAGATCGAGGAGCTGGGCGCCACCGTGGAGCACGACGGCGCGCTCACGGGCGCGCTCGCGCACGAGACGCTCCGCCTCGGGTTCCGAGAGCAGGGCTTCAAGGGCTTGGGTCGGGCACTCGCGCTCGGAGGCGCGAACCTCAACTTGGCGCTCGAAGACCTGGATTTGCTTCTTCGGGAGCAGCCGCAGAACGCCTCCGTTCAGCTCATGCGCGCGAGCGTGCGCGCCGCCGCCGAGCGCTGGGCCGACGCGGTCGCCGATGTGCGCGCCGCCGTCCGGACTGCCCCCGCGCTGCGCGAGGAGGCGCTCCCCCTGCTCGAGGGGCTGCGCAAGCAGAGCCGCCGCTTCGACGCCCTGGACCTGGAAGTGGACACCCTGATGGCGCTCGGCCGCTGGAAGCGCGCGTTCCAGGTGCTCTCCTCGGAGAACGTCGAGCGGTTCACGCCCGGGGAGGCGGCGCAGATTTTCATGCGGCGCGGCATGGTGCTCGAGCAGCTCGGCGAGCGCGACGGCGCGAGGGAGGCGTTCGCGAAAGCCTACGAATTTTCGGAGAACGAGGAGGCGATGCTCGTGACGCTCCACGACTTCGCCGCCGCCTTCGTCTCGGAGCGCCTGGAGAGCCTGCGGTCCGGGGGAAAGCTTAAAAATTTCTCGCCCCAGGAAATCGAGATCCTGCGGCGGCATGCGACGCCCGGGCTTCTGGCCCGCCTCGGAGCGGGCGACGGGAAGGAGGCGGCCCGCGTCAAGAGCCTTTGCTACGTATGGCAGGGCAACGTCGAGGCGGCGATGGCGCTCGACGAGCAGTCGGGCGACCGCGGCGATGCCGCGCACCGGGCGATGCTCGCCGGCGACTGGGCGAGGGCGGCCGCGCACCTCGAGGCGCTCGCGCGCGAGACCAAAACAGCCGGCGTTCAGAAGGCCCTCGCGCACGCATACGAGCGGCTCGTGGCCGAGTCGCTTGCGCGAAAACCGAAAATCCTCTGTGGAATTTCTTCCCTTTCGAGGCGGACGCAGCAGAAGGGCGGCGCCTGA
- a CDS encoding tetratricopeptide repeat protein yields the protein MAETSEDVAKQIEELLKLFHDEGGVFAALRDIKSELYKLSERPASEEKSSADPELVRKLDERVANLGPRLEEMQTALRSLAEAGAKERSALQGEIEKPVRALEQSLAAAREEFSKSLKEVSDAAAARSSDAVLALEKKLKENVASEVGKLEKTLLEKTEATAKQAESQASTLVEHGQTLGRIAGALTSHGDSLDKLATFVRGQSENSEKQAASAFADLHKQLGTLEGTLRALDEERKKSVLALEGALTGVRKALEARSEEQAKKSAEALRQTQAALTKAVADGEEQAASRAAAFDKRLKETAAETLTLKAHLETFAEGQRAMAKYFDERRKRDEEAKARERKEEAREANNRGAALYHRGAYEAAVLEFQRALEIDSKMAEAHNNLGLAYSQLKKNKEAVEAFKKALALDSGMGEAYNNLGLLYHLGAEYGKAVEMFQASLQKNANPSVAYTNLGNSYYEAKKFKEAVAAWQKALEFNPLNKDAKRALEMFHKETS from the coding sequence ATGGCCGAAACCTCTGAAGACGTGGCGAAACAAATCGAGGAACTGCTGAAGCTCTTCCACGACGAGGGCGGCGTGTTCGCCGCCCTTCGGGACATCAAGAGCGAGCTTTACAAGCTGAGCGAGCGCCCGGCCTCCGAGGAGAAGAGCTCGGCGGACCCGGAGCTCGTCCGGAAGCTCGACGAGCGGGTGGCTAACCTCGGCCCTCGGCTGGAGGAGATGCAGACGGCGCTCCGCTCGCTCGCCGAGGCCGGGGCGAAGGAGCGCTCCGCCCTTCAGGGGGAGATTGAAAAGCCGGTGCGCGCCCTCGAGCAGTCCCTCGCCGCGGCGCGCGAGGAATTTTCGAAGTCCTTGAAGGAGGTCTCGGACGCGGCCGCCGCGCGGAGCTCCGACGCCGTCCTCGCGCTGGAGAAGAAGCTCAAGGAGAACGTCGCCTCCGAGGTTGGGAAGCTCGAAAAGACGCTTCTTGAAAAAACGGAAGCTACGGCCAAGCAGGCGGAAAGCCAGGCGAGCACCCTGGTCGAGCACGGCCAGACGCTGGGGCGCATCGCCGGGGCGCTCACGAGCCACGGCGACTCGCTCGACAAGCTCGCGACGTTCGTGCGGGGGCAGAGCGAAAACTCGGAGAAGCAGGCGGCGTCGGCGTTCGCGGACCTGCACAAGCAGCTGGGCACGCTGGAGGGCACGCTGCGCGCCCTCGACGAGGAGCGCAAAAAGAGCGTGCTCGCCCTCGAAGGGGCCCTGACGGGCGTCCGGAAGGCGCTCGAGGCGCGGAGCGAGGAGCAGGCGAAAAAATCGGCCGAGGCGCTTCGCCAGACGCAGGCCGCCCTCACCAAGGCGGTCGCGGACGGCGAGGAGCAGGCGGCCTCCCGCGCCGCCGCGTTTGACAAACGCCTCAAGGAGACGGCGGCCGAGACGCTCACGCTGAAGGCGCACCTTGAGACTTTCGCCGAGGGCCAGCGCGCCATGGCGAAGTACTTCGACGAGCGGCGCAAGCGCGACGAGGAGGCCAAGGCGCGCGAGCGCAAGGAGGAGGCGCGCGAGGCCAATAACCGCGGCGCGGCCCTCTACCACCGCGGCGCCTACGAGGCGGCGGTGCTCGAATTCCAGCGCGCGCTCGAAATCGATTCCAAGATGGCCGAGGCGCACAACAACCTCGGCCTCGCCTATTCGCAGCTCAAGAAGAACAAGGAGGCCGTCGAGGCATTCAAGAAGGCGCTCGCCCTGGACTCCGGCATGGGCGAGGCCTACAACAACCTCGGCCTCCTCTACCACCTGGGTGCCGAGTACGGCAAGGCCGTCGAGATGTTCCAGGCGAGCCTCCAAAAAAACGCGAATCCCTCTGTGGCCTACACGAACTTAGGCAATTCCTACTACGAGGCGAAAAAGTTCAAGGAGGCCGTCGCCGCGTGGCAGAAGGCCCTGGAGTTTAACCCCCTCAACAAGGACGCCAAGCGCGCCCTCGAGATGTTCCACAAGGAAACGTCTTAA
- a CDS encoding nucleoside recognition protein, whose amino-acid sequence MAEWGLALLLAIGNALLLCAKLALVLVPVMVAFEFAKGAAVFRSGESRFSRAFAPFGFSPASATVLLAGLAFGIVYGVGALVALTREHRIPRREITTVSLFLCLCHAMVEDPLLFVVVGAHWVYLVAPRLVLAVLAVFLLKCWLRRRAAA is encoded by the coding sequence GTGGCCGAGTGGGGTTTGGCTCTGCTTCTTGCGATCGGAAACGCCCTGCTTCTCTGCGCCAAGCTGGCGCTGGTCCTGGTGCCGGTGATGGTGGCGTTCGAATTCGCGAAGGGAGCCGCCGTGTTCCGGTCGGGGGAGAGCCGGTTCAGCCGCGCATTCGCGCCCTTCGGATTTTCTCCTGCGTCGGCGACGGTGCTCCTCGCGGGCCTCGCTTTCGGCATCGTGTACGGCGTGGGCGCCCTCGTGGCCCTCACGCGTGAGCACCGGATTCCGCGCCGCGAAATCACCACCGTGAGCTTATTTCTCTGCCTGTGCCATGCCATGGTCGAGGACCCGCTCCTTTTCGTCGTGGTGGGCGCCCACTGGGTTTACCTCGTCGCGCCGCGGCTCGTCCTGGCCGTGCTGGCGGTTTTTCTGCTCAAGTGCTGGCTGCGCCGGCGAGCGGCGGCGTGA